The Anastrepha ludens isolate Willacy chromosome 2, idAnaLude1.1, whole genome shotgun sequence DNA window taaaaacacaaacaaaatgtATGGCTTATTTACTAAAGCCATGAAATTTAGCAACCTTGGACGGGCACTAGGACCATTggcaatattaaaaaactgtaacattATCCTTATTCGTCATTTCTCAAAGCAGGAATCCAAGCTCGCAAAGTAAGTAAAATGGATTTTTGGGTTTTGTACAAATTATTAAAGCGTTATGAAATAATGCCAGTGATTTTCTTTGCTCTTGCAATAAATGCGCATTCTTGGCAATAAGTAATGAAGGGAGAGAAGTGTTTAAATGCAAGATATGCAATTCGATTGCAtaacaataatacaatattttgcttGTAGATTAGCTGAAGTAGGACGATTAGAGACCGCCAAACTCGATGGAAAATATGAGACTGGTCAACTGTTTCTGCACCGCATATTTGGCTACCGTGGGGTTGTTCTCTTCCCATGGACTGCGCGTGTATACGATAGGGATCTCCATAATCCGAGTAAGCAAAAGCAAAGAGTAAATACGGATGGTGCCTCGGATGCAGCCAGTGCGAACGAGAAAGGGAAAAGGAGTGCAGGTGGTGCGTCTACTACTACAACAGAAAATCCGGCTACTGAACAGGGAAGCACAGAAGTACAATCAACAGGGAAAGGTATAAACACGAGCACAATTTCTTCAGGTAGCTCGGATACCGCTGCGAAAGAAGTCAAGGGCAAAGTGCATACATTCTACCAAGTGCTAATTGATTCTCGTGATTGCCCATACATTGTAAAAAAAGTCTCTAATACCTACCTTGGGACTATTTTTTAGAacatgcattttttcttttagcgcgcACAAACTGAAGCAGTGACTTTCTTAGGAAATCAGGATTCAAACCGCAGCCTATACGCTATACCTGGCTTAGATTATGTAGCACATGATGATATAATGCCGTATTCGACGGGGGAGAAACATCCTCTACAACACGAACTTTTCGATAAATTTTTAACGCATGTGGCAGGGAAAGATCCACCTTTTGAAGGACAGGATACTTTGAAAGCGTGGCAGGAGAAAAATCATCCTTGGTTGGAGCTAAGTGATGTGCATAAGGAAACAACGGAAAACATACGCGTAACTGTGATACCGTTTTATATGGGCTGTCGTGAAACACCTGCCTCCTCTGTTTACTGGGTAACGACATATTACTTTTgggttttcatttcaatttaccaGCTGTTTCTTTTTAGTGGCGCTATTGCATACGTTTGGAAAATTTAGGTGTACTTAGCGTACAGTTACGTGAACGACACTGGCGTATTTTCTCACTGTCTGGCACATTAGAGACTGTACGCGGCCGTGGCGTTGTCGGACAAGAACCAATACTCAGTCCAAGATTGCCTGCATTTCAATACAGCAGCCATGTTAGCTTGCAAGCACCGAGTGGACACATGTGGGGAACGTTCCGTTTAGAACGTGAGGACGGTCACACGTTCGATTGCAAAATACCTCCTTTTTCGCTAGAGAGTAAACCAGAAGAGCCAGGTACAGGACTCTCCTCGAGTACCGGAACAAATAGTGGCGGCAGTGTTGGCGGTAATAAACCCGACAATGTCGAATAATACGTATGTTATATCGATACTTTAAATTTCGGTTACTAAAGCTTAACACAAATATAGGATATGAAACAGGTAAGGAAATGGGATTGATGCAAAGTACAGTGACTTATCCTAATTCGGGATGGCAAATAAAGATGAATAGTAAGATTAAGTAGTTCGTCTATTTAtctagtaaataaaatatatttcaacggcaaaatgtttgtgtatagACAATTCTAAAATAAGGATATTCTGAGAATAAATTACCATGTTCTGTTTGCTTAAATAccgatactttttattttaacattgtATGTATCTATCTAACAAAATATTCTCACAACGgaacaaacattttcaatttaattttgtatagctTTAATATTTGATGGCTTCAACTGAGCTTCAAAACTTAGTGGACGCATGTTGTCTTGTATACCAAATAATTGCTGAAGTGCATCAAGAGAAGCAGTTTTTATTGCGGTGGCCACATCTTCGCCAAATCCTGTAAAATCAAGATAATAGTTGATTTTTATTACCTCATTACGTTTATTTCGAAACAATCACTaatgttcattaattataatgtAAAATATCCCTTAAAGTaaaccaatatttttattaatacttttgCAATTCAtacctttattttataaatatcaaTAGTTTTCTATAAAATGGCCAACTTACCAGAACCAATCAGTTTCTTATTTGCATATAGTCCCACACGATATGCCGCTAGCACTGTATTTTTGCCACAGTCTCCAATTAGGCGCGGTTCTAAATCACCCAAATTTCGCTCCTCACAAATTTGCTTCAACATTTGTTCGGGATCTTCAATGCGCCATATTTCAAGTAAATCGCGTTGATTCATTTGAGTGCAGATAATATCGCGAATAAAGAGAAAAGCGCGTTCTTGTCCGTTGGACTGCTCGATTGCACTGATAACAGCAAGTAAAGATCGCGCCAAAGATTCTTCTGCTGGAGGATAATCTGCATCAAGCAGTAATTCTGTCATCCCCAAATGCGCACCAATGTGGGATAACATTTTGGTACTAAGCAAATAGTCCGTAAACGCATTTATCCCTTCCGCAGGTACAAGTGGGAGTGAATGTTTTAGGTAAGCACGTACACACTCATTAGCTAAATAAGCTCCACGCTCTGCCAGTTGAAGGTTGTCTTGTATTTTTGCATCGGATTCTTTAATGCCAAGTTCACTTTGCCGTACTTGCTCTTTTTCTACATATGAATGCTGAGTGAATGCTGCCTGCAACATGGGCAATTGGAAATCTTCTTGAAGTCTTTTACCAAACGCAAACAACTCAGCACGGTAGTTCCATTCAACAAAACCGGATCGAGGTTGTGGTGGTATTGAACCCAGTTTCTTTTGTCGTCTGCGAAGTTCACGTAATGTCGGAGCCAACCAACGCTTAAAAGAGCGTGTTTgatctaaataaataatttttgaaactatAATACTTCGTGCAAGTAAAACTTTCATTATTTACCTAACACTGGAGATCTATTAATCCCTTTTGGTAGGACTAAAATTCGCACTGCAGTTCGAATGAGCgacattataaaaatttttcttactcAACTAACCAAAGAATAATAGATAATCAAAGAATTGTAccccaaaatcacttttttcTCATCAATTTCAAAATCAGCTGAGTAGGAGTCTTCTAAAGTTATCGATAGCAATAAGTATGTGGCCTCATAGCGTTggtaccaaggcgaatttattacaggtgacagcaaacacatataagtaaaaccatcacgtcaaaatcagcaagcaaatgtaaacatacgaatgcaaacataccaatacatacaaacaaagcatatcattttgacataAGCCATCcctacggtgaaaaattcagctgggtgaatgctgtcaccttaataaattcgccttggttggTACTCACATAAAcctattaatataatttcatatattttgtttttgcaggcAGAGAGTTTGGTTGTCAAAATTTGAATGAGAATGTAAAAgaacgttcacatatgcattaatgaccaataaatcaacaaaattaaacTACCCGtttacatatggcagattacctgtcATATGGCAATCacctgtcaatactgttgtgatgggtttttcttcatagaaatattttttggtggaatatttcggtgtttttggtttgcttaattattattaacgatatgaagaaaagacaaggagaaggaattgCTAATTTAATTGTGCATTTGGCTGCTAATAAAAACAGTTGAaagaaatccgtaaacgacgtttactgaggtttcaaaaagttatggcagcaatacacaTTCGAAATTcgttattacattttataataagtaataagaggacacacgctttttttctGTTACATGAATGCAcagttaataatacctaacaaacattttattagaattatgtctataaattgttttctttgccggcatccattttatttagtttctacTTTGATGTTTTTCCTTACATTCGTAGTAATATTTATCGATAAcccagggttgtatgtcaaatgtatttttattatatgagattattttataatttcagatgttgggagagaaattttgtatgggaaatctcgctttttaattacggattgggagttaagcgcgaaaaagtagataaagaTTAAAAAACTGCTATTATAGCAAAGTCACCTATGTGGATTGTGCATTCCGAATTCGCTGCGGCGTCATGCCCCTAGAgatattttcacaatttaataCGCGGCACTTCTTCTTCGTTAGTTTTTTTAGTCTAAATGCCCCAAATCTCAATATTACCAATTCATTCACatgtaatttaataattttttaaaggtggtatttatttacaatcaaTTGAGAGATAAATTTTATAGTCTATAGCGCCATTAAGGATGGAAAATATAAACTTGGCTGCACTACACGTATTTGACACTGCGCCGCCATTATACTGTacaattaaatgtttagtttttagACTTTGTTAGTATAGAAAATTGTATAAGGAAAAATCACAGAAGACATTCTTTCCGTACCAAATAGGCTATAAATTCGTACAAGAATTATTTAATCAATGGCGTTACAAACCTATGGAGATAAGCCTGTGGCTTTTCAGTTGGAGGAAGGCGGCGAATATTACTATGTGGGCTCGGAAGTGGGCAATTATATGCGTTTGTTTCGtggtattttgtataaaaagtatCCTGGTATGACGCGGTTAGTACTCTCAAATGAAGAGCGTAAAAGGCTCGCTGATTCTGGCCTGAGTTCGCATATATTGGCCAGTTCAGTATCTTTGCTACGTGCTGTCGAAGTTGATGACATTATTGCTGGGAACGATGAAAAGTAAGTGAATATTGATAAGCATAAGTCCGTTTATGTCGTCATTCAGCTtaatgaataactttgtcaatCAGATATCGAGCGATATCGGTTAACACATCGGAAACACCTCTTCCACGTGAGAGTAAGTCTAAAAAACAACCGCAGTATGTTCCCACTATGCCGAATTCCAGCCATCTGGACGCAGTTCCACAAGCTACACCAATCAATCGCAATCGGGTTCATACTAAAAAAGTTCGCACTTTTCCCATGTGCTTTGATGATACCGATCCAAGTACTAATATTGAAAACGCAGCACAAAAGGAATGTTTAGTACCAATACGTCTAGACATGGAATTGGAGGGACAGAAGTTGCGCGACACATTCACTTGgaataaaaatggtaaaatattagatatgtttatatatgaattttttaaaccattttgataatattttgcaGAGAGTATGATAACACCAGAACAATTTGCTGAAGTACTTTGTGATGATTTGGATCTAAATCCTATTCCCTTTGTTCCCGCCATTGCACAGGCAATTCGACAGCAAATTGAAGCGTTTCCCAATGAACCACCAATACTAGAAGAAAGTAGTGACCAACGTGTTATTGTTAAACTTAATATTCACGTCGGTAATACCTCCCTTGTTGACCAAGTTGAGTGGGATATGTCTGAAAAGAATAACAATCCTGAGGAATTTGCTATAAAATTATGCGCAGAACTTGGTTTAGGAGGAGAGTTCGTAACAGCAATTGCTTACAGCATACGAGGCCAATTGTCCTGGCACTGTCGTACTTATGCTTTTAGCGAGGCTCCGCTATCAACCATCGACGTTCCCTTCCGAAACCCCAGCGATGCTGATGCATGGGCACCATTCCTTGAAACGTTAACCGATGCTGAAATGGAAAAGAAGATCCGAGATCAAGATCGTAATACGCGCCGTATGCGCCGCTTAGCCAACACGACTACCGGTTGGTAGACTCGACAGCATTAGAATGTATTACTTAACCGAAATATACATTGCAGATATTCCAGTAACAATTAAAGGTACTCTGCTTGTACgctaaaaataacaaatgttaTAAATGTACGTAAATGGTATCTCTctcattttattaataaatacatatacatatatagggaaAAAATAGAATGAAGTTTTCTATGTATATGATATACTTTACAGCATATGAAAATTGTAGGTAGTTGGGGTTTTATTGCCACGCTGTACGTGTGATGCCgtatttgtgtaattttttcgtgtgttgtttgtgtaatttcttattgcattgtttacatatttacatctcTCTCGTGCAGCTGCACTAATGTGACGTCCCGTACTCTGTGGTGGCCCAATCTTGGTTCTATCATTCTTAGGTTTTATGCGAAGTCctttcatgacaaaaataccCTGAAGATTTTCATTACTTGTCGACAAGCGATgacttagaaaaaactttgaaatttaatatttcttgtTAGAAAGGTACTTAGCGCAAAACCTATGGTAACTATGGTACtgcatttgaaaattattctCAGAAAATACCAAACTAGTGTACGGAGTTATCCATAGAAATTATTCGATACTTCTACAACAGCTAATGAGGAAATAATTTGTGCTACTACAATAACCAGAAGAGGTTATGCAACGTCAATATTTCGTTTAGAAAGAAAGCAATAGAAATATtatctttttgaagtgaaaacttctttagaatcgttgggagtgatttgagaaaaagtgaaacgaaaaaagcgacactcttggctacgaatattacatatacacgtagcgacgaactaaataacttttaggccagcgcaaacagcatggcgcgatagccgagcggctagcaatgtgagcttccgatccaaaatccttggttcgaatcataagaaaaaaattttttttatacagttattttatttttttattttatgatatgtttatgaggagctttttttcatggcagaaatacactcggtgttttgccattgcctgctgaggggtgagcgctattagaaaaatagttttccttaattttggtgttttcaccgagattcgaactgacgttctctctgtgaattctgaatagtagtcacgcaccaacccattcggctacggcgtttgtttaattttactgatgcaaaaatgaggaaaaatatatgaataaagtttgcttactgtttacacattttccaaaggtgacggagaaccaaaaaaaaagtcgattttcaaacaaatacgagtgcatatgtgtaattgtgttagagtttcggtcacgccccagcaaaacctgcgtgcatatgtgtttgtaacattcaaaaaaatgtaattgtgttagagtttcggtcacgcaggttttgctggggacgctcataatagcaaccgcgtgtgtatttttatattcgtaaatattttcatttttaaatatttaccgcaattatgccgaaaaataatgcagaaaagtgtcgtgaatatcgacagaaaaaaaaatcaataaatagcatcacggaattcattcacgaaaatttaataaagtatgcaccagaagtatcgcggatacttagaaaagattacaataaagttccaatgattttaagtggcgattttaacgtaaattttgcattggacacagcggttcctttaattgacgttctcaatacaacattcaatttaaaaatgtgtaacaatcgcactgaatcgacaacacgatcaaaaacaaccattgacgcggtatttcaaagacatgttgacaacatcgaaaccaaagcatttgtatcatattttagctatcataagccactcgtatcatttgttgaaattgaaaacattgaggatgaataataataaaatgaagaaaataaaatatgaactttatagcaatattataatgaacctataattatcttgctcctaatgctgctttcgtcttattctctctcagtttgttttacggaaggtttcacttctatcgcgtctaaccgttagactggtgttttttttttaatataaaacttcCTATATGCCCATAAGTTGCACggcaaaactaaattaaaatattttatatcgtACTTTATGCAGGTTTTGAAGTCGATCTCCACGTCTCGCGCTTACATTTAAACTTGTTTCATCTATTGGGGGAAAAACggaaaaactgaataaaaaagtgCAACTTAAAAGATAAGTTGAATATGGTAAAGTAAAATCGCTCAAAGTTGCATTCAGGTTACGGTTACTGTGGATGCATATGGTGACGAATTCGTTCGAGTACTTGTTTTCCAACGAAAATTTTTACTTTGGATCGGGATTGAACGTCAGAAAAATTCGAAGGTTCTAATGAATTTGAGTCGCCGTTGCATGGACGGCTGGGATATCCTATGCAGTTGAATTTTCCATAACGTTGTGGAAATTTGGAATATCAACATAACATTTCGAAGTTACAAAAGGATACTTTTGGCCTTCTGTTTAAACTCTGTTCTTTGTatagttagaaggccgaaaaaagcgaattttccagaattttttctaagaaaacttttaaatttattttgttatgggatattatgttataattttttactgtattttaagactactatatctctgaactggatcctatgaaattaaaaaaccaaaaataattcgttaaagtaatgtcaAATCTACTAATTAATCGAAGAATtggagaaaataatttttttttgcagaataaCGGGTTctaaaaaatatcgatttttgatcaacatttcggccttaaattgtgaacaaaaaaaatatttatcgtgCTTATCATTTAATCCCTATATCTAATCTGTGTGAACCTTTTagagaaggagactattgagtgttttttttgtaaatggccgggtttggcagctagacgattaaggtcactgggtgcttcttttcttgacagcctggggcagtgctccaacctaaatctTATCAACCTTCCCCTTTACAtaaacagctctggttggctgtagatatctgcaaGTTAGAGGTCTCATAGGGGAAGCAAAACGGCGCTACTTGGGTAGTGCCAGTCTAGTACTTAATCCATTGAAATGCGTTTATAAGTTCCATCCTTTCTATGAAAAAACCGAAGCACCAATCGCAGAAAACTGACAGTAAGAGTGCTACTAAGAGTTAGAGCTTAAAAgtgaatgtattttaatataataaatagtttCATTTAAAGGGTAACCTGATGTTTCGCTGATAAAAACCGTAAACTTTAATGAACTTTGCAAAGCAAGTTCAAGCTCAAACAACCTATGGTTGataaatgtcaaaataattGAAGGTTAATGCATTAGTGGGGAATATTCAGTATAACGCCGCACGCTTCAAAAAAAGAAGGATGTAAAGGAGGGATAAAGGGCCATCCTAAAACCGACAACCGCACCCTCCGGGAGCTtacagtttttaagtaatttattggGCAAActgtaatttagcgaaaggCTCGTGTTGCCAGACACCCCAGAACACAATGAAGTGTGTTAGAATTTTACAGTGACGTTGACTAGAAGggtgtttgtaaatttttagaatttttacatATTGATTCTTATTCGATCCAATTCACTGACTCACCATCTCGGCAGTCAATATTCTACGTGTGGGCAGTGCCCGCGCTCTGGATTGTTTAAAAACATAGTTTGATTTATACAATAAGAGGAAAGAAGGaaggaataaaaatatacaaagctTGAAGGTTTGTTATATAGAAATATACGACATTACCCTACAATTATATCTTCTATAgattatgtgaaaaaaattctgttaaaaCAGACCTGttaaaacatatatgtatatagtagaTTGTATTTACCCTTTCACGTGGTAGCATGAAAATTTGACTATAgattaatgtataaataaataattaaggaataaataaacaatGTTTTATCTgacttattaaataaatattgtgaaGGCTAAACCTAGTTTCACTgtaattttacctttttttttagTCTGTGGAAGGCGAAAACCACGAAAAGGCTGTTGAACTTCTTAAGCAAGCCATTGGATCTGTGAAGCTTATTGTTCGGTACACCCCTAAAGTATTAGAGGAAATGGAGTTGCGATTTGATAAGCAACGTACCACACGTCGTCGCCAGTGATTCCGAAAGCGAGAGAACTTTGGTAAATCGGGCAAAATAGTTTTATAAGTGAAACGTTAGTTGAAATTTGATTTCagtatttattgtaattattttgattaaagaTCAATAAACTTccaagtaatataaataaatttgctatTGGGCACTCAATAATGATAGATGACGAGGTTTGGCcattcgaagcaaaattgttaGAATAACTTCGGCTTCCACGTTATGGGGGATTCTGCAACAGGATTTTGCCCGCTTCTCTTACACGTTTTCTTACTATTTTCCATTCACTCATcgttcggcggccgccgtagccgaatgggttggtgcgtgattaccattcggaattcacagagagacgtcggttcgaatctcggtgaaagcaaaattaataaaaaaaacatttttctaatagcggtcgcc harbors:
- the LOC128865077 gene encoding SWI/SNF-related matrix-associated actin-dependent regulator of chromatin subfamily B member 1, with protein sequence MALQTYGDKPVAFQLEEGGEYYYVGSEVGNYMRLFRGILYKKYPGMTRLVLSNEERKRLADSGLSSHILASSVSLLRAVEVDDIIAGNDEKYRAISVNTSETPLPRESKSKKQPQYVPTMPNSSHLDAVPQATPINRNRVHTKKVRTFPMCFDDTDPSTNIENAAQKECLVPIRLDMELEGQKLRDTFTWNKNESMITPEQFAEVLCDDLDLNPIPFVPAIAQAIRQQIEAFPNEPPILEESSDQRVIVKLNIHVGNTSLVDQVEWDMSEKNNNPEEFAIKLCAELGLGGEFVTAIAYSIRGQLSWHCRTYAFSEAPLSTIDVPFRNPSDADAWAPFLETLTDAEMEKKIRDQDRNTRRMRRLANTTTGW
- the LOC128865065 gene encoding 39S ribosomal protein L44, mitochondrial, which produces MSLIRTAVRILVLPKGINRSPVLDQTRSFKRWLAPTLRELRRRQKKLGSIPPQPRSGFVEWNYRAELFAFGKRLQEDFQLPMLQAAFTQHSYVEKEQVRQSELGIKESDAKIQDNLQLAERGAYLANECVRAYLKHSLPLVPAEGINAFTDYLLSTKMLSHIGAHLGMTELLLDADYPPAEESLARSLLAVISAIEQSNGQERAFLFIRDIICTQMNQRDLLEIWRIEDPEQMLKQICEERNLGDLEPRLIGDCGKNTVLAAYRVGLYANKKLIGSGFGEDVATAIKTASLDALQQLFGIQDNMRPLSFEAQLKPSNIKAIQN
- the LOC128865058 gene encoding polymerase delta-interacting protein 2; this translates as MYGLFTKAMKFSNLGRALGPLAILKNCNIILIRHFSKQESKLAKLAEVGRLETAKLDGKYETGQLFLHRIFGYRGVVLFPWTARVYDRDLHNPSKQKQRVNTDGASDAASANEKGKRSAGGASTTTTENPATEQGSTEVQSTGKGINTSTISSGSSDTAAKEVKGKVHTFYQVLIDSRDCPYIRAQTEAVTFLGNQDSNRSLYAIPGLDYVAHDDIMPYSTGEKHPLQHELFDKFLTHVAGKDPPFEGQDTLKAWQEKNHPWLELSDVHKETTENIRVTVIPFYMGCRETPASSVYWWRYCIRLENLGVLSVQLRERHWRIFSLSGTLETVRGRGVVGQEPILSPRLPAFQYSSHVSLQAPSGHMWGTFRLEREDGHTFDCKIPPFSLESKPEEPGTGLSSSTGTNSGGSVGGNKPDNVE